A region from the Streptomyces sp. 3214.6 genome encodes:
- a CDS encoding type II toxin-antitoxin system RelE/ParE family toxin: MAWKIVVVEPALSWLHGLRRTDRDTLIQVSQAVAALQEEGPALGRPLVDTIKGSVLSNLKELRPGSAGATEVRLLFVFDPDCQAVILVGGDKAGNWSGWYRVAVPQAEQAYAEHLKRIDGEDGAR, from the coding sequence ATGGCTTGGAAGATTGTCGTGGTCGAGCCGGCTCTTTCGTGGCTTCACGGCCTGCGCCGCACTGACCGCGACACCCTGATTCAGGTCAGCCAGGCTGTCGCTGCCCTTCAGGAGGAAGGGCCCGCGCTGGGTCGGCCTCTGGTGGACACGATCAAGGGCTCGGTGCTGTCGAACCTCAAGGAGCTCCGCCCCGGGTCGGCAGGTGCCACGGAAGTGCGGTTGCTGTTCGTGTTCGACCCGGACTGTCAGGCCGTGATCCTGGTCGGCGGTGACAAGGCGGGCAACTGGTCCGGCTGGTACCGCGTCGCGGTGCCCCAGGCGGAGCAGGCGTATGCGGAGCATCTGAAGCGAATCGATGGAGAGGACGGGGCACGATGA
- a CDS encoding helix-turn-helix domain-containing protein — protein MTDHLKDPQAVSWGDLAEDFAFTDAEKDQIQKGAQAMVLASRVHRLAELRKRQHTTQVQVAEAMGVTQARVSRIEKGQLERSEVDTLAAYVKALGGKLKIVADFGDETYVLG, from the coding sequence ATGACTGATCACCTCAAGGACCCGCAGGCCGTCTCCTGGGGAGACCTGGCTGAGGATTTCGCCTTCACCGATGCTGAGAAGGATCAGATCCAGAAGGGGGCGCAGGCGATGGTCCTGGCTTCCCGTGTGCACCGCCTCGCCGAGTTGCGGAAGCGGCAGCACACCACGCAGGTCCAGGTCGCCGAAGCCATGGGTGTCACCCAGGCCCGCGTCTCCCGCATCGAGAAGGGCCAACTGGAGCGCAGCGAGGTCGACACTCTCGCCGCCTACGTCAAGGCGCTCGGCGGCAAGCTGAAGATCGTCGCTGACTTCGGTGATGAGACCTACGTCCTCGGCTGA
- a CDS encoding LamG domain-containing protein: MVGSCAAALLATAAGTAYAVDNLPPNQPLVQDLQSGGKACATGDDTPYVSTPPRLSAVLYDPEEDNQPSEYSSLSGEFEAWWTDAAGVKQQRTYTTIILSSGSRQYWTMPNDIPANIAVSWHVRANDGKATSAWSDEGDGSVCSFVYDDVSPEKPTIASPEYPNPEDVFWVDGVGVYGHFTMHSPSDDVVSYTYGFLGGPYGTVSAERPGAAVTIPYLPLSAGSKSLTVRAIDRSGRSSGESDYDFNVKAGRAPVARWKLDDDPDSTSAAAETGTAARAGTGVTFGGPAPTGTTATTTVGLDGSGQGFLTPDAPATDIRKTFAVSAWVRPAETDRNMTVVSQDADGTPGFDLGLRRQDSGAAWSFAIGGAQVSGGAPETGEWAHLLGLYDAETGKARLYVNGHEAGTAANATSAEAAGAFQIGRALRAAGYEDQWHGDIGDVQVHDRVVVPDEVAELAYRKPKLLGHWSLENATDGVSPEQSDGSPLRLGAGASIYRGSDSSCIPDIDPDCTYVPPPLVGDGHLVLDGESGYAAADGPVVDTGDSFTLGVVVRLADSEPAHPMAVLSQAGQHTDAFKVRYEPSTHTWQLVMPEKDEAGAPEKVVSQIVGADGGEGQGHRLAVVYDDATDTIRLYLDGYTNAQATASLPNGWHSTGALQIGRARSDDGWGEYLHGDVDEVQAYWGALTDRDVSRLG, from the coding sequence GTGGTGGGGAGCTGTGCGGCGGCGCTGTTGGCCACGGCTGCCGGTACGGCGTACGCGGTGGACAACCTGCCGCCGAATCAGCCGCTTGTCCAAGACCTCCAGTCGGGAGGCAAGGCATGCGCGACCGGTGACGACACGCCATACGTTTCGACGCCGCCCAGGCTCAGTGCAGTGCTGTACGACCCGGAGGAGGACAACCAGCCCTCCGAATACAGTTCGCTCAGTGGCGAGTTCGAAGCCTGGTGGACGGACGCGGCCGGAGTGAAGCAGCAGCGTACCTACACCACCATCATTCTTTCCTCGGGGTCGCGCCAGTACTGGACGATGCCGAACGACATCCCGGCGAACATCGCCGTCTCCTGGCATGTCCGCGCGAACGACGGCAAGGCGACCTCCGCGTGGAGCGACGAGGGCGACGGCTCGGTCTGCTCGTTCGTGTACGACGACGTGAGCCCGGAGAAGCCGACGATCGCCTCTCCCGAATACCCCAACCCGGAGGACGTGTTCTGGGTGGACGGAGTGGGCGTCTACGGCCACTTCACCATGCACTCGCCTTCCGACGACGTGGTGTCATACACGTACGGCTTCCTGGGCGGCCCTTACGGCACCGTCTCCGCGGAGCGGCCGGGCGCGGCCGTGACCATTCCGTACCTGCCGCTCTCCGCGGGATCCAAGTCGCTGACGGTCCGCGCGATCGACCGGTCGGGCCGAAGCAGCGGGGAGTCGGATTACGACTTCAACGTGAAGGCCGGCCGTGCTCCCGTCGCCCGCTGGAAGCTGGACGACGACCCGGACTCCACCTCGGCCGCCGCCGAGACCGGCACCGCCGCCCGCGCCGGGACCGGCGTGACCTTCGGCGGCCCGGCGCCCACAGGCACCACGGCCACCACCACGGTCGGCCTCGACGGCAGCGGCCAGGGCTTTCTCACCCCGGACGCCCCGGCGACCGACATCCGTAAGACCTTCGCGGTGAGCGCGTGGGTACGGCCCGCCGAAACCGACCGGAACATGACCGTCGTCAGCCAGGATGCCGACGGCACGCCCGGCTTCGACCTGGGGCTGCGCCGCCAGGACTCCGGGGCCGCCTGGTCGTTCGCGATCGGCGGCGCGCAGGTGTCCGGCGGCGCCCCCGAGACCGGCGAGTGGGCCCATCTGCTGGGGCTGTACGACGCCGAGACCGGAAAGGCGCGACTGTACGTCAACGGCCACGAGGCCGGCACCGCGGCCAATGCGACTTCCGCCGAGGCGGCCGGCGCTTTCCAGATCGGGCGCGCCCTCAGGGCTGCCGGCTATGAGGACCAGTGGCACGGGGACATCGGTGACGTGCAGGTTCACGACCGGGTCGTGGTGCCGGACGAGGTAGCCGAACTGGCATACCGCAAGCCGAAGCTGCTCGGCCACTGGTCGCTGGAGAACGCGACGGACGGTGTGAGCCCCGAGCAGTCGGACGGCTCGCCGCTGCGGCTCGGCGCGGGGGCTTCGATCTACCGGGGCTCCGACAGTTCCTGTATCCCGGACATCGACCCGGACTGCACCTACGTGCCGCCGCCACTCGTCGGTGACGGGCATCTGGTGCTGGACGGCGAGAGCGGGTACGCCGCTGCTGACGGGCCCGTCGTGGACACCGGGGACAGTTTCACTCTCGGCGTCGTGGTTCGCCTCGCGGACTCCGAGCCCGCCCACCCGATGGCCGTGCTCTCCCAGGCCGGCCAGCACACCGACGCCTTCAAGGTGCGCTACGAGCCGTCCACGCACACCTGGCAACTGGTGATGCCGGAGAAGGACGAGGCCGGAGCCCCCGAGAAGGTGGTGTCCCAGATCGTGGGCGCGGACGGAGGCGAGGGCCAAGGCCATCGCCTCGCCGTGGTCTACGACGACGCCACCGACACGATCAGGCTCTACCTCGACGGCTACACCAACGCCCAGGCGACCGCGAGCCTCCCCAACGGCTGGCACAGCACCGGTGCCCTCCAAATCGGCCGGGCCAGGTCCGATGACGGCTGGGGCGAGTACCTGCATGGCGACGTGGACGAGGTACAGGCCTACTGGGGCGCGCTGACGGACAGGGACGTCTCGCGCCTGGGGTGA
- a CDS encoding PIN domain nuclease, translating to MTFADYLIDTSALARVLLRQNTAEWDDRIAAGLVAICDLTELEVLYSARSATDRARLKSALDAHYAWCPMPDGVYRRGRVIQEQLTAKGEHRSAGPVDLLVAAAAEEAGLTLLHYDRDFETIARTTGQPVRTIDLRQ from the coding sequence GTGACATTCGCCGACTACCTCATCGACACCTCCGCCCTCGCCCGCGTCCTCCTCCGCCAGAACACGGCCGAATGGGACGACAGAATCGCCGCCGGCCTCGTCGCGATCTGCGACCTCACCGAACTGGAAGTCCTCTACTCGGCCCGTTCGGCCACGGACCGCGCCCGCTTGAAGTCGGCACTTGACGCCCACTACGCCTGGTGCCCCATGCCCGACGGTGTCTACCGCCGCGGCCGCGTCATCCAGGAACAGTTGACCGCCAAGGGAGAACACCGCAGCGCGGGCCCCGTGGACCTCCTGGTGGCCGCAGCCGCGGAAGAAGCGGGACTCACTCTGCTCCACTACGACCGCGACTTCGAAACCATCGCCCGCACGACAGGGCAGCCGGTCCGCACGATCGACCTCAGGCAGTAA
- a CDS encoding type II toxin-antitoxin system VapB family antitoxin encodes MSRTVIDLDDEALEAAARELGTSTKRDTINTALREVTVRYRRLRALDEARELVAEGALDIDLLLDKSAYRPTSAGAADDDRGAGAHE; translated from the coding sequence ATGAGTCGGACGGTCATTGATCTCGACGACGAGGCACTGGAGGCAGCTGCCAGAGAGCTCGGCACCTCTACCAAACGCGACACCATCAACACCGCGCTGCGGGAAGTCACGGTCCGCTACCGGCGTTTGCGAGCACTCGACGAGGCCCGCGAACTTGTGGCCGAGGGCGCTCTGGACATCGACCTACTGCTGGACAAAAGCGCATACCGCCCCACGAGCGCGGGCGCGGCGGACGATGACCGCGGCGCGGGAGCGCACGAGTGA
- a CDS encoding sulfite exporter TauE/SafE family protein has product MDWTVPGGLAAGLLIATVTAPVGVSGAVFLLPVQLSVFGVPNPAVTPTNLLFNVVAGPGALWRYRHDGALRGDLTRRLVLGTLPGVALGAAIRVFALPGPDVFRLLVATLLLPLGLWLCLRTLAPARHRPPHAGELPPRTLTGLALAVGVVGGIYGIGGGSLLGPILVGRGLPVARVAPAALAATFATSLVSAAAYALLSLVSTGDVAPDWWLGLACGTGGLIGGYLGARLQPRLPERVLRLLLGTLAAALGALYAGQTLN; this is encoded by the coding sequence GTGGACTGGACAGTGCCGGGCGGGTTGGCCGCCGGCCTGCTGATCGCGACCGTGACGGCCCCCGTCGGCGTGTCCGGCGCGGTGTTCCTCCTCCCGGTCCAGCTGAGCGTCTTCGGCGTGCCCAACCCAGCCGTCACGCCGACCAACCTGTTGTTCAACGTCGTCGCCGGACCCGGCGCCCTGTGGCGCTACCGCCACGACGGCGCCCTGCGCGGCGACCTCACCCGGCGCCTGGTGCTGGGCACGCTGCCCGGCGTCGCACTCGGCGCCGCCATCCGTGTCTTCGCCCTCCCCGGCCCGGACGTCTTCCGGCTCCTGGTCGCCACCCTGCTGCTGCCGCTCGGCCTGTGGCTGTGCCTGCGAACCCTCGCCCCGGCACGCCACCGCCCGCCGCACGCGGGCGAGCTGCCCCCACGTACCCTCACCGGCCTCGCCCTGGCAGTCGGAGTGGTCGGCGGCATCTACGGCATCGGCGGCGGCTCCCTCCTCGGCCCGATCCTCGTCGGGCGCGGCCTGCCCGTCGCCCGCGTCGCCCCGGCCGCGCTCGCCGCCACCTTCGCCACCTCCCTCGTCAGCGCCGCCGCCTACGCACTGCTGTCGCTCGTGAGCACCGGGGACGTGGCCCCCGACTGGTGGCTCGGGCTCGCCTGCGGCACCGGCGGACTGATCGGCGGCTACCTTGGCGCACGCCTTCAACCTCGCCTGCCCGAACGGGTCCTACGCCTCCTGCTCGGCACCCTCGCCGCAGCCCTCGGCGCCTTGTACGCCGGTCAGACCCTGAACTGA
- a CDS encoding cation transporter: MTAISLGPSPARRETLTRRIRLLVTATITYNVFEAAVALTAGAIASSTALIGFGLDSVIEVSSAAAVAWQFSAREHAVREAREKTTLRIISVSFFLLAAYVSVDAVRALTGTGTGEAERSLPGIVLAALSLAVMPFLSAAQRRTGRELGSASAVADSKQTLLCTYLSAVLLAGLILNATLGWSWADPIAALVIAVIAVKEGRDAWQGKGCCTPTATPAPAASHNDADACGCRPGCTCCS; encoded by the coding sequence ATGACCGCGATATCTCTCGGGCCCTCCCCGGCCCGCCGCGAGACGCTCACCCGCCGAATACGTCTGCTGGTCACCGCGACAATCACCTACAACGTCTTCGAGGCGGCCGTCGCCCTCACCGCCGGCGCGATCGCCTCCTCCACCGCGCTGATCGGCTTCGGCCTGGACTCCGTCATCGAGGTCTCCTCCGCCGCCGCGGTCGCCTGGCAGTTCTCCGCCCGCGAGCACGCCGTACGCGAAGCCCGCGAGAAGACCACCCTGCGGATCATCTCGGTGTCGTTCTTCCTGCTCGCCGCCTACGTCAGCGTCGACGCCGTCCGCGCCCTGACCGGCACCGGCACCGGCGAGGCCGAACGCTCCCTTCCCGGCATCGTCCTCGCCGCCCTCTCCCTGGCGGTGATGCCGTTCCTGTCCGCCGCCCAGCGGCGTACCGGACGCGAACTCGGCTCTGCCTCCGCGGTCGCCGACTCCAAGCAGACCCTGCTGTGCACCTACCTCTCGGCCGTACTCCTGGCCGGCCTGATCCTCAACGCCACCCTCGGCTGGTCCTGGGCCGACCCCATCGCTGCCCTGGTCATCGCCGTCATCGCCGTCAAAGAAGGACGCGACGCCTGGCAGGGCAAAGGCTGCTGCACCCCGACAGCCACCCCCGCGCCCGCCGCGTCGCACAACGACGCGGACGCGTGCGGCTGCCGACCCGGCTGCACCTGCTGCTCATGA
- a CDS encoding ArsR/SmtB family transcription factor, with protein MLTVASDIDVLARFGRALADPIRCRILLALRQAPAYPADLADQLGISRTRLSNHLACLRDCGLVITAPDGRRTRYELADERLGHALDDLRAAVVAVEADKTCPDAESKGCC; from the coding sequence GTGCTGACCGTTGCCTCCGACATCGACGTGCTGGCCCGCTTCGGCCGCGCGCTCGCCGATCCCATCCGCTGCCGCATCCTGCTCGCCCTGCGCCAGGCCCCCGCCTACCCGGCCGACCTCGCCGACCAGCTCGGCATCTCCCGCACCCGGCTCTCCAACCACCTGGCCTGCCTGCGCGACTGCGGCCTGGTCATCACCGCGCCCGACGGCCGCCGCACCCGCTACGAACTCGCCGACGAACGCCTCGGCCACGCCCTCGACGATCTGCGCGCCGCAGTGGTCGCAGTGGAGGCGGACAAGACCTGCCCGGATGCGGAGTCGAAGGGCTGCTGCTGA
- a CDS encoding class I SAM-dependent methyltransferase, whose translation MTDDRQDLADAQQMHWQETYTAHPGMYGEEPSTAAVHAIGVFRAAGTRDVVELGAGHGRDALYFAREGFSVQATDFSTTGLDQLRAAARQQGVADRVTAVVHDVRDPLPLPDASVDAVFAHMLLCMALSTKEIHALVGEVGRVLRPGGAFVYTVRHTGDAHYGTGTAHGDHIYEHGGFAVHFFDRALVDALAGGWTLNEVHAFEEGDLPRRLWRITQTLPSGVGSMVWGLTRYTLMVRPGCSASSPVSVTHSRCSGYGQLRGVNAGVKPAT comes from the coding sequence ATGACGGACGACAGGCAGGACCTGGCCGACGCGCAGCAGATGCACTGGCAGGAGACGTACACCGCGCACCCCGGCATGTACGGGGAGGAGCCCTCGACTGCAGCCGTGCACGCCATCGGCGTCTTCCGTGCCGCCGGGACCCGTGACGTTGTCGAGCTCGGGGCCGGCCATGGCCGCGACGCTTTGTACTTCGCCCGCGAGGGCTTCAGCGTCCAGGCCACCGACTTCTCCACCACCGGCCTCGACCAGCTGCGGGCCGCCGCCCGACAGCAGGGGGTGGCCGATCGTGTGACCGCCGTCGTGCACGACGTCCGCGACCCGCTGCCTCTGCCGGACGCCTCGGTGGACGCGGTGTTCGCGCACATGCTGCTGTGCATGGCCCTGTCGACGAAGGAGATCCACGCTCTTGTCGGCGAGGTCGGCCGGGTGCTGCGGCCCGGCGGCGCCTTCGTCTACACCGTCCGTCACACCGGCGACGCTCACTACGGCACCGGTACCGCTCACGGTGACCACATCTACGAGCACGGCGGCTTCGCCGTGCACTTCTTCGACCGGGCCCTGGTCGACGCTCTCGCCGGCGGCTGGACCCTGAACGAGGTACACGCCTTCGAAGAGGGCGATCTGCCGCGCCGGCTGTGGCGCATCACTCAGACCCTGCCCAGCGGCGTGGGCTCCATGGTCTGGGGGTTGACCCGGTACACGTTGATGGTCAGGCCGGGGTGCTCGGCGTCTTCGCCTGTGTCGGTCACGCATTCAAGGTGCTCCGGTTACGGGCAGTTGCGCGGCGTCAATGCAGGCGTCAAACCGGCGACATAG
- a CDS encoding helix-turn-helix transcriptional regulator, whose translation MATPNSALRAVRMGLLMSQDDFARAVREAGARVGVPNDANKRLVQRWESGTTAAPRPVYARALEDVTGLPIESLGFTLPVPMARVSDDGHGGHDMEAGPDGVAPAVSAPQGVPQTSSRNYSGVWLSRYEYFSSGRDSAFTGLHYVVVLQHGNRLTVRSLPGSSDSPLTMDLEVDGHVATGTWTEQTASEGYYRGARYHGAIQLLVEPTGRRMTGKWVGFGKEFDVNTGPWELVFQDASTNKATLAAYDRRPEV comes from the coding sequence ATGGCCACACCGAACAGCGCATTGCGAGCGGTCCGCATGGGCCTGCTCATGTCCCAAGACGACTTCGCCCGCGCGGTCCGTGAGGCCGGCGCCCGCGTAGGCGTCCCGAACGATGCGAACAAGCGGCTCGTACAGCGCTGGGAATCCGGCACCACAGCCGCGCCCCGACCCGTCTACGCCCGTGCCCTCGAAGATGTCACCGGCCTGCCCATCGAATCCCTCGGCTTCACCCTCCCCGTGCCCATGGCGCGAGTCTCCGACGACGGCCACGGCGGACACGACATGGAGGCGGGACCCGACGGCGTCGCCCCCGCGGTGAGCGCGCCGCAGGGCGTGCCGCAGACCTCGTCGCGCAACTACTCGGGGGTGTGGCTGTCGCGGTACGAGTACTTCAGCTCCGGTCGCGACTCTGCCTTCACGGGCCTGCACTACGTGGTGGTGCTGCAGCACGGCAATCGGCTGACGGTCCGCTCGCTGCCCGGCTCGTCGGACTCGCCGCTGACGATGGACCTGGAGGTGGACGGTCACGTTGCCACAGGCACGTGGACGGAGCAGACCGCATCCGAGGGTTACTACCGGGGCGCCCGCTACCACGGCGCGATTCAGCTCCTCGTCGAGCCGACGGGACGCCGTATGACGGGCAAGTGGGTTGGTTTCGGTAAGGAGTTCGACGTCAACACTGGCCCGTGGGAGCTCGTCTTCCAGGACGCCTCGACGAACAAGGCAACGCTCGCCGCCTACGACCGACGCCCCGAGGTCTGA
- a CDS encoding type II toxin-antitoxin system VapB family antitoxin yields the protein MSVTQIDLDDEALAEAMRLMGVTTKKETVNAALRDYVARIKRLEAAEKLAARGARGEFEQAAAAHEAEKRARREAFE from the coding sequence ATGTCCGTCACGCAGATTGATCTCGACGACGAGGCGCTGGCCGAGGCCATGCGACTCATGGGCGTAACGACGAAGAAGGAGACCGTCAACGCGGCCCTTCGGGACTACGTGGCGCGGATCAAGCGGCTTGAGGCTGCGGAGAAGCTGGCCGCGCGGGGTGCGCGTGGAGAGTTCGAGCAGGCCGCGGCGGCGCATGAAGCGGAGAAGCGCGCGCGACGCGAGGCCTTCGAGTGA